The Planctomycetota bacterium genome has a window encoding:
- a CDS encoding phytanoyl-CoA dioxygenase family protein, with translation MLTEEQARAIPDVVGASRGGCLTDEQVEFYDREGYLVLENYLDEADLAGVKTAMTQKVDMIADELKANGLIDDVLTDAPFERRLALLFEGKTDQDFLKYGRSWRDRLPGYFELMSNPKILDAVESLIGGELFANPVYNVRPKVPGVAAGAVPWHQDRSYWPDANSNPVITAWIPIVDSTPANGCLHVWPRTHRTRMFDHEAEGYSGTAYTTIPERQMKTLKREAIALPVPAGSVILFNDRNVHMSTPNTSDHVRWSVDLRYQPTDQDPMPQHGAGFLARSHEHPEAVATLEDWLAERPEHAA, from the coding sequence ATGCTCACCGAAGAACAAGCTCGCGCGATTCCCGATGTCGTTGGTGCCTCCCGCGGAGGTTGCCTCACCGACGAACAGGTCGAGTTCTACGACCGCGAAGGTTATCTAGTGCTCGAAAACTATCTCGACGAAGCGGACCTCGCCGGCGTGAAGACGGCGATGACGCAGAAGGTCGACATGATCGCCGACGAGCTCAAGGCCAATGGCTTGATCGACGACGTGCTCACCGACGCGCCGTTCGAGAGGCGGCTCGCGCTCTTGTTCGAAGGGAAAACCGACCAAGACTTTCTCAAGTACGGCCGGAGCTGGCGTGACCGATTGCCGGGGTACTTCGAGCTGATGAGCAACCCGAAGATCCTTGACGCGGTCGAAAGCCTGATCGGTGGCGAACTGTTTGCCAACCCGGTGTACAACGTCCGCCCGAAAGTCCCCGGCGTTGCGGCGGGTGCGGTGCCCTGGCACCAGGACCGCTCGTACTGGCCCGACGCCAACAGCAATCCGGTCATTACCGCGTGGATTCCGATCGTCGACTCGACGCCGGCAAACGGCTGTCTCCACGTCTGGCCGCGGACTCACCGCACGCGGATGTTCGATCACGAAGCCGAGGGTTACTCCGGTACCGCATACACGACCATCCCCGAGCGGCAAATGAAGACGCTCAAGCGTGAAGCCATCGCCCTGCCGGTCCCGGCCGGCAGCGTGATCCTCTTCAACGACCGCAACGTGCACATGAGTACGCCGAACACGTCGGACCACGTCCGGTGGTCGGTCGACTTGCGTTACCAGCCGACCGATCAGGATCCGATGCCCCAACACGGTGCCGGCTTCCTCGCACGCAGCCACGAACACCCCGAAGCCGTCGCGACGCTCGAAGACTGGCTCGCCGAACGGCCCGAGCACGCGGCGTAA
- a CDS encoding helix-turn-helix transcriptional regulator, with translation MFPVRLPLHRCPEVVNLGVGVHGGVPVERYRSRDLWHLHLYQYRAWLTLDGERVRIEPGVVTIVPPGTAMVFEYAGRSEHAYAHVRLSRSRSIDPVVPVASKPAAFAQLDVGVRAAIGWWPNTPARSVVRLWDVLWQLTDVGPVQGDAVDRLRSTIEQRLSDPLPVARLLAQLDLGYSHNHLLRLFKERTGKTIAGYIRQRRSEVATGLLRSTSLPIKAVAAAVGVPDPHAFNKLIRQTTGQPPSALRGE, from the coding sequence ATGTTCCCCGTCCGCTTGCCACTGCACCGGTGTCCGGAAGTCGTCAACCTCGGGGTGGGGGTTCACGGCGGGGTGCCGGTCGAGCGATATCGGTCGAGGGACTTGTGGCACCTGCACCTGTATCAGTACCGAGCGTGGCTCACGCTCGATGGTGAGCGTGTGCGGATCGAGCCGGGCGTGGTCACGATCGTGCCGCCGGGGACCGCGATGGTGTTCGAGTATGCCGGCCGGAGTGAGCACGCGTACGCGCATGTGCGCCTGTCACGGTCGAGGTCGATCGACCCGGTCGTACCGGTCGCATCCAAGCCGGCCGCGTTCGCACAACTCGATGTCGGTGTCCGTGCCGCGATCGGCTGGTGGCCGAACACGCCGGCGCGGTCGGTGGTTCGGCTCTGGGATGTACTTTGGCAACTGACCGATGTCGGGCCGGTGCAGGGTGACGCGGTGGATCGGCTGCGCTCGACGATCGAGCAGCGGCTGTCCGATCCCTTGCCGGTGGCGCGGTTGCTTGCGCAACTCGACTTGGGCTACTCGCACAACCACCTGCTGCGGCTGTTCAAGGAGCGGACCGGGAAGACGATCGCGGGTTACATCCGTCAACGGCGCAGCGAGGTCGCGACCGGGCTTTTGCGGAGCACGTCGCTACCGATCAAGGCCGTGGCGGCGGCGGTCGGCGTGCCCGACCCCCACGCGTTCAACAAGCTCATCCGTCAGACGACGGGCCAGCCTCCGAGTGCGCTGCGTGGCGAATGA
- a CDS encoding Coq4 family protein has protein sequence MAYLLRRFLPPKLAGADAFRSAIGMLGMLRDVHDIQNIYHIENGLLDARVTCGMLSHLHSQPTVAAILADRYVRGTPPEVDMLRTLPEGSVGRELARHIDDYGFDADYYQQLPEDDNHNPEIVTALNRLRETHDVWHVVLGFHPTPVGEVGVKAFEFAQTRRPMAAVILAGALLRYAVAGEQFDEVLGAIVAGYHMGKKAQPVLGERWEQNWAEPVEAIRARLDIELPDPRSLGAEDPMGVKPSHRAG, from the coding sequence ATGGCCTACCTCCTCAGACGATTCCTCCCGCCAAAGCTCGCCGGGGCCGACGCGTTTCGGTCGGCCATTGGCATGCTCGGCATGCTCCGCGATGTCCACGACATCCAAAACATCTACCACATCGAAAACGGCCTGCTCGATGCCAGGGTCACCTGCGGGATGCTCTCGCACCTGCACAGTCAGCCGACGGTCGCGGCGATCCTCGCCGACCGGTACGTCCGCGGCACCCCGCCCGAAGTTGACATGCTGCGCACGCTCCCGGAAGGATCGGTCGGTCGCGAACTCGCACGGCACATCGACGACTACGGGTTCGACGCCGACTACTACCAGCAACTGCCCGAGGACGACAACCACAACCCCGAAATCGTGACCGCGCTCAACCGGCTGCGCGAAACCCACGACGTCTGGCACGTCGTGCTGGGCTTCCACCCCACGCCCGTCGGCGAGGTCGGGGTCAAGGCGTTCGAGTTCGCCCAGACACGCCGTCCGATGGCGGCGGTGATCCTCGCCGGGGCGCTGCTGCGTTACGCGGTCGCCGGGGAACAGTTCGACGAAGTGCTCGGTGCCATCGTCGCCGGCTATCACATGGGCAAGAAGGCCCAGCCCGTCCTCGGCGAACGTTGGGAGCAGAACTGGGCAGAGCCGGTCGAAGCGATCCGCGCCCGGCTCGACATCGAGCTACCCGACCCGCGGAGCCTCGGTGCCGAAGACCCGATGGGCGTCAAGCCGAGCCACCGCGCCGGTTGA
- a CDS encoding YHS domain-containing (seleno)protein codes for MLALRQPVIRSRTTFTLAAIAATILPLPAVPALLAYGDATTQPATQPADQQATSERVNTDKTGLALNGYDPVSYFVDDAPKKGDFQIAAKHDGAVYWFTSEANKRKFESNPEKYLPEFGGYCAFGVSLGRKFNGDPNAYLIHEGKLYLNISPAIQEKFVSDIAGYLTAAEAKWTSIRDRPAGELG; via the coding sequence ATGCTCGCACTTCGTCAACCCGTGATTCGATCCCGCACCACCTTCACGCTCGCCGCCATCGCCGCGACGATTCTGCCGTTGCCCGCCGTACCCGCGCTTCTCGCCTATGGCGACGCGACCACCCAGCCAGCCACGCAGCCCGCCGACCAACAGGCGACCAGCGAGCGGGTCAACACCGACAAGACCGGCCTCGCGCTCAACGGCTACGACCCGGTCTCGTACTTCGTCGACGACGCCCCGAAGAAGGGCGACTTCCAGATCGCCGCCAAGCACGACGGGGCCGTCTACTGGTTTACGTCCGAAGCCAACAAGCGCAAGTTCGAGAGCAACCCGGAGAAGTACCTGCCGGAGTTCGGCGGCTACTGCGCGTTCGGCGTCTCGCTCGGCCGCAAATTCAACGGCGACCCCAACGCCTACCTGATCCACGAGGGCAAGCTCTACCTGAACATCAGCCCCGCGATTCAAGAGAAGTTCGTATCCGACATCGCCGGCTACCTCACCGCCGCCGAAGCCAAGTGGACGAGCATCCGCGACAGACCCGCCGGCGAACTCGGGTGA
- a CDS encoding bifunctional rhamnulose-1-phosphate aldolase/short-chain dehydrogenase, with protein MPDYKHVNDLWDDAVADKLDAVDRLVYRSNCLGSDQRITNTGGGNTSAKLVEKDPLTGTDKNVLWVKGSGGDLRTSKRPNFASLYLDGLYDIKKVYESRSPNGPKTQAEDDMVGMYPHVTFNLNPRASSIDTPLHGFIPAKHVDHMHPNAVIAIAACKDQVALAEKIWGGKVGYVGWQRPGFDLGLKMAAECEKNPDFVGLLMGQHGIINWHEDDKACYHLTLDLIEKAAQYLADHDEGDQTFGGQKYQTLDDEKRMDVLADILPWLRGQVSQQKRFIGTVEHRDSVLQFVNSHDAQRLAEIGTSCPDHFLRTKIKPLYVDWDPTSGTDKLRELLTAGLEQYRKDYADYYNACKHPDSPSMRDPNPTVILIPGVGMIAWGKNKSESRVTAEFYCCAVEVMKGAEAVSEYQGLPRQEAFDIEYWSLEEAKLQRMPAEAELARKVCVVIGGGSGIGKETCHRLIKEGAEIVAVDLKEEAAQATAEEIEKIVGKGIGVAGTGISGCGDIVGLGADITDPKSLCAMLDQALLAYGGVDDIIVTAGYFATPDNAGYNTPDQWDASFKINVTGLYNCAEAGRKIIDAQGLGGNVVLTTSVNAVVPKKGSFPYDTSKAAANHLVRELAVAYAPHIRVNGVAPATVVAGSSMFPRDRVIASLSKYEIPFDDSWDDDKLRDTLADFYAKRTLTHKPIRPIDQAEAIFLLVTDRLSRTTGQVISVDGGLHEAFLR; from the coding sequence ATGCCCGATTACAAACACGTCAACGACCTCTGGGACGACGCCGTCGCCGACAAGCTCGACGCGGTCGATCGCCTCGTCTACCGCTCCAACTGCCTCGGCTCCGACCAACGCATCACCAATACCGGCGGCGGTAACACCTCGGCCAAACTCGTCGAGAAAGACCCGCTCACCGGCACCGACAAGAACGTCCTCTGGGTCAAAGGCTCCGGCGGCGACCTCCGCACGAGCAAGCGGCCGAACTTCGCGTCGCTCTACCTCGATGGCCTGTACGACATCAAGAAAGTGTACGAATCCCGCTCGCCCAACGGTCCGAAGACGCAGGCCGAGGACGACATGGTCGGCATGTACCCGCACGTCACGTTCAACCTGAACCCGCGTGCCTCATCCATCGACACGCCGTTGCACGGGTTCATCCCGGCCAAGCACGTCGACCACATGCACCCCAACGCCGTGATCGCGATCGCGGCGTGCAAGGATCAGGTCGCGCTGGCTGAGAAGATCTGGGGCGGCAAGGTCGGCTATGTCGGCTGGCAACGCCCGGGCTTTGACCTCGGCTTGAAGATGGCCGCCGAGTGCGAGAAGAACCCCGACTTCGTCGGCCTTTTGATGGGCCAGCACGGCATTATCAACTGGCACGAGGACGACAAGGCTTGCTACCACCTCACGCTCGACCTCATCGAGAAAGCCGCCCAATATCTCGCCGACCACGACGAGGGCGACCAGACCTTCGGCGGCCAGAAGTACCAGACACTCGACGACGAGAAACGCATGGACGTTCTCGCCGACATCCTCCCGTGGCTCCGCGGACAGGTAAGCCAACAGAAGCGCTTCATCGGCACCGTCGAGCACCGCGACTCGGTGCTGCAGTTTGTCAACTCCCACGACGCACAACGCCTCGCCGAGATCGGCACGTCCTGCCCCGATCACTTCCTCCGCACCAAGATCAAGCCACTGTATGTTGACTGGGATCCGACCAGCGGCACCGACAAGCTCCGCGAACTCCTCACCGCCGGCCTCGAACAGTACCGCAAGGACTACGCCGACTACTACAACGCGTGCAAGCACCCCGACAGCCCGTCGATGCGCGACCCCAACCCGACGGTCATCCTCATCCCCGGCGTCGGCATGATCGCGTGGGGCAAGAACAAATCCGAGTCACGCGTCACTGCCGAGTTCTATTGCTGTGCGGTCGAGGTGATGAAGGGCGCCGAAGCGGTGAGCGAGTACCAGGGCCTACCGCGTCAGGAGGCGTTCGACATCGAATACTGGTCGCTCGAGGAAGCCAAACTCCAACGCATGCCCGCCGAGGCCGAGCTTGCCCGAAAGGTCTGCGTCGTCATCGGCGGCGGTTCCGGCATCGGCAAAGAGACCTGCCACCGCCTGATCAAGGAAGGTGCCGAAATCGTTGCGGTCGACCTCAAGGAAGAAGCCGCGCAAGCCACTGCCGAGGAGATCGAGAAGATCGTCGGCAAGGGCATCGGCGTCGCCGGCACCGGCATCAGCGGCTGCGGCGACATCGTCGGCCTCGGCGCCGACATCACCGACCCGAAGTCCCTGTGCGCGATGCTCGACCAGGCCCTGCTCGCCTACGGCGGCGTCGATGACATCATCGTCACCGCCGGCTACTTCGCCACACCCGACAACGCTGGCTACAACACGCCCGACCAATGGGACGCGTCCTTCAAGATCAACGTCACCGGCCTGTACAACTGCGCCGAGGCCGGCCGGAAGATCATCGACGCCCAGGGCCTCGGCGGTAACGTCGTGCTCACCACCTCCGTCAACGCCGTCGTACCCAAGAAAGGCAGCTTCCCCTACGACACGTCCAAAGCCGCGGCCAACCACCTCGTCCGTGAACTCGCCGTCGCCTACGCCCCGCACATCCGCGTCAACGGCGTCGCCCCTGCCACTGTCGTTGCCGGCTCCTCCATGTTCCCCCGCGATCGCGTCATCGCATCGCTGAGCAAGTACGAGATCCCCTTCGACGATAGCTGGGACGACGACAAGCTCCGCGACACGCTCGCGGACTTCTACGCCAAGCGCACGCTGACACATAAGCCGATCCGACCGATCGACCAGGCCGAGGCGATCTTCCTGCTCGTCACCGATCGCCTGAGCCGAACCACCGGCCAGGTCATCAGCGTCGACGGCGGTTTGCACGAAGCGTTCTTGCGCTAA
- a CDS encoding rhamnulokinase family protein gives MSKHHYIAVDLGAESGRVMLGTLENGKLTLDEQHRFANEPVELAGHRRWNILQLWKDIITGIGKATYAADGPTNVRSISCDSWAVDYVLVGKSSPMLSPPVQYRDSRTDATFKRALRDIGTKTIFDASGIQFLPFNTLYQLMSEPTELIESAETFVLIADWVNWQLAGGAPKVELSNASTTQIWDVRKRAWSNEVVEQAGLPKHVFPEVVEPGSVLGKHDGIKIIASCSHDTGCAVAAAPGDGANWAYLSSGTWSLIGVELDKPVVTDQCRELNFTNEQGYRGTTRLLKNISGLYILQQCRGAWTESDPSDQTYEYAELAQLGTAAKPLVSLIRPEHPDFAKPGRMPEKIADYCRRTDQPVPDSVGAYVRCIYESLALLYRKALGDLRELAGREIETLHIVGGGTQATLLNQLAADACGIPVVTGPVEATALGNMLIQAATLGDIDPDDIRPIVRTSIKLQTYEPNNTDAMNAAYEQFAKLPTE, from the coding sequence TTGAGTAAGCACCACTACATCGCCGTCGACCTCGGGGCCGAGAGCGGCCGGGTCATGCTTGGCACACTCGAGAACGGTAAGCTCACGCTCGACGAACAACACCGCTTCGCCAACGAGCCGGTCGAGCTCGCCGGGCACCGGCGCTGGAACATCCTGCAGCTTTGGAAGGACATCATCACCGGCATCGGCAAAGCCACCTACGCCGCCGACGGGCCGACGAACGTTCGCAGTATCTCGTGCGACTCGTGGGCGGTCGACTACGTCCTCGTCGGCAAATCGAGCCCGATGCTGAGCCCACCGGTCCAGTATCGCGATAGCCGAACCGACGCGACGTTCAAGCGGGCCTTGCGCGACATCGGGACGAAGACGATTTTCGACGCGTCGGGGATCCAGTTCCTGCCGTTCAACACGCTGTATCAGTTGATGAGCGAGCCGACGGAGCTCATCGAGTCGGCGGAGACGTTCGTACTGATCGCCGACTGGGTGAATTGGCAACTTGCCGGGGGCGCTCCGAAGGTCGAGCTTTCCAACGCTTCGACGACGCAGATTTGGGACGTGCGCAAGCGCGCCTGGTCCAACGAGGTGGTCGAGCAGGCGGGACTACCGAAGCACGTCTTCCCCGAAGTCGTCGAGCCGGGTTCTGTTCTTGGCAAACACGACGGCATCAAGATCATCGCTTCATGCTCCCACGACACCGGCTGCGCAGTCGCCGCCGCGCCGGGCGACGGGGCGAACTGGGCCTACCTTTCCAGCGGCACCTGGTCACTCATCGGCGTCGAACTCGACAAGCCGGTGGTGACGGATCAATGCCGCGAACTGAACTTCACCAACGAACAGGGCTATCGCGGCACCACCCGCTTGCTCAAGAACATCTCCGGGCTCTACATCCTGCAACAGTGTCGCGGCGCGTGGACCGAGTCGGACCCGTCGGATCAGACTTATGAGTACGCCGAGCTCGCCCAACTCGGCACCGCCGCCAAGCCCCTTGTATCGCTCATCCGGCCGGAGCATCCGGATTTCGCCAAGCCCGGCCGCATGCCCGAGAAGATCGCCGACTACTGCCGACGCACCGATCAGCCTGTGCCCGACTCGGTCGGCGCTTACGTCCGCTGCATCTACGAATCGCTCGCCCTGCTGTATCGAAAGGCGCTCGGCGACCTGCGCGAACTGGCCGGCCGTGAGATCGAGACGCTCCACATCGTCGGCGGCGGCACGCAGGCGACGCTGCTCAACCAACTCGCCGCCGATGCCTGCGGCATCCCCGTCGTCACCGGCCCGGTCGAAGCGACCGCGCTGGGCAACATGCTCATCCAGGCCGCCACGCTCGGCGACATCGACCCCGACGACATCCGTCCGATCGTCCGAACGAGCATCAAGCTTCAGACTTACGAACCGAACAACACGGATGCGATGAACGCCGCGTATGAACAGTTCGCCAAGCTCCCCACCGAGTAA